TGGCCCGGATGAAGCCCAGCGCCCACCTCATCAATATCGGCCGGGGAAAACTGGTGGATACCGACGCCCTGCGCCGCGCCCTGCAAACGGGACTCATCGCCGGTGCCGGGCTGGACGTCTTCGAACCGGAGCCGCTGCTTCCCGACGACGCGCTGCTGACCCTGGACAACGTGGTGCTCTCGCCGCACTCACTGTGCTGGACCAAGGACTTTACCCGGGACGTTTCCGCGGCTGCTCTCGGCTCGATCCTTGCCACGGCAGCGGGGAAGCGGCCGCTGAATGTCCTCAACCCCGAGGTATTTGACTCGGCCGCCTTCGCCGCCAAACAGGGGAGGAACCATGACAGCTGATCAAGCCGACAGCCGTATAGTCGCAGCCCACCAGGCCTACGAGGATGCCCGGGATGTTGAGCCGCGTGTCAGGGCCCGGTGGCTGGAGGAGGTCGCCGCGGCCCTGGAATCCCATGCCGACGAGCTGGTGTCACTGGGGCATGAGGAGACACACCTGGATGAGGCCCGTCTTCGTTTTGAGCTGCGAAGGTCCGTTTTCCAGCTTCGGTTGTTCATCGCGGAAATCGTCCGGGGGGAACACCTGGATGCGACCATCGACCACGCGGATCCGGCCTGGGGGATGGGCCCAAGGCCGGACATCCGGCGCGTTAACGTGCCGTTGGGTGTGGTGGGTGTCTTTGGCGCCTCCAACTTTCCTTTCGCCTTCAGCGTGATGGGCGGAGACAGCGCGTCTGCCCTCGCCGCGGGTTGCGCAGTGGTGCACAAAATCCACGGCGGGCACCTCCGACTGGGCATCCGCACAGCTGATATGGTCTCGGCGGCCCTGGCAAAGGCCGGCGCTCCACAGGGCCTCTTCTGCACGGTTGTTGGCAGGGAAGCAGCCGAACGTCTCGTGGACCATCCCCTGGTCAGGGCGATCGGCTTCACCGGCTCAACAGCCGGCGGCCGGGCACTCTTCGACCGTGCTTCCAAGCGGCGGGTGCCCATCCCGTTCTACGGCGAGCTGGGCAGCATCAATCCTGTTTTCGTCACCCAAAAGGCCTGGGACACCAGGCGTGAGGAGATCCTCACCGGTTACGCCGCGTCCTTCACGATGGGTATGGGTCAGTTCTGCACCAAGCCGGGGCTGCTCTTCGCTCCGGTGCAGGATCCCGGAGAGGTCAGCGACCTGCTGCACCGGGAGTTGGCTTCGAAACAACCGAGCCTGCTCCTGAGCCCCGCCTTGCGGGAAGGCTTCGGCAAGGCGCTGAACTCGGTCCAGTCGGCGTCCGGCGTTGAAGTCCTGGTGGCCGGGGATGAGGCGGAGGCGCCCAGGCCAACGGTGCTGTTTATCGCTGCCCAGAAGGTGCGTGAACAGCCGGAAGTCCTCGAGCAGGAGATGTTTGGTCCGGCAACACTGGTGGTCGGTTACAACCCGGGCGAGGACTTGGCGGACCTGGCCCGGCTGCTGGAGGGGCAGTTGACAGCCACCGTCCAGGCCGAGCCTGAGGAAGATGTGTCCGCATTGCTGACCGAGTTGCGGGAGCGGGCCGGCCGCCTTCTCTGGAACGCCTGGCCGACGGGCGTCACCGTGACCTACGCCCAGCACCATGGCGGGCCGTACCCCGCCACCACCGCGGCCACCACGTCCGTGGGGACCGCTTCCATCGGCCGCTTTATGCGCCCCGTGGCCTACGACAGCTTCCCGGCGTCGCAATTGCCCGTTCCGTTGCGCGACCCCAATGCCTGGCGCATCCGGCGGCGGGTGGATGGGGTCTGGAAAGAACCGGCCGTGCAACGAGAGGACAGCAAGTGACAGCAACCGATCCCCGTCAGATTCTCCCCGGGCAGGTTCTTCCCACAGAGGGGGCAGCCGCAGTGCTGGTGGGCCGCGTGTGGGACCCCGCCTCGAGGGGGCCGAGGGTGGTGGCCGTCCGGGGCGACGAGGTATTCGACCTCACCCCGATGGTCCGCACCGTGGCCGGGCTCCTCGAACTGGAAGACCCGGCGGGCTACGTGCTGCGCTCCCATGGTGCTACCAGCTGGAACCTTTCCGATCTGATCGATGCCTCGCTGGCGGGGGACCGGGAGCGGCCCCATCTGCTGTCCCCGATTGACCTGCAGGTGGTCAAGGCATGCGGAGTGACGTTCGTGGAGAGCATGGTGGAACGGGTCATCGAAGAGCGCTGCGGTGGCGATTCCACCCGTGCGGCCGAGGCCCGCAGGACGGTGGGCGAGGCGCTCGGGGGAACTCTGGACACGCTGCGCCCCGGCTCGGAACAGGCGCGGGAAGTCAAGAAGGTGTTGTCAGCCCGGGGGTTGTGGTCGCAGTACCTTGAGGTGGGCCTTGGCCCGGACCCGGAGGTGTTCACCAAAGCTCCCGTCCTGTCCTCCGTGGGCTTCGGCGCCGGGGTGGGCGTTCCCGGGTTTTCGTCGTGGAACAACCCCGAACCGGAACTGGTACTTGTTGTTGACTCATCCGGACAGGCCAGGGGCGCCACCCTGGGGAATGACGTCAACCTCCGTGACGTGGAAGGGCGCAGTGCCCTCCTCCTGGGCATGGCCAAAGACAACAATGCATCCTGCGCCATCGGCCCGCTGATCCGGCTCTTCCATAACGACTTCACCCTGGAGTCCCTCCGGGCGGAGGAAATCAGCCTCACGGTAGAAGGAACCGACGGATACCGGCTGGAGGGCCGCAACAGCCTGGCCCGGATCAGCCGTCCGTTCGAGGAGCTCATTAACGCTGCCTGGGGCCGCCACCACCAGTACCCGGACGGCTTCGCCCTCTTTACTGGAACACTCTTCGCGCCCACGCAGGACCGGGATGCCGCCGGGCTCGGCTTTACGCACAAGCCCGGCGACGTGGTCACCATCAGCAGCCCGCAGCTTGGAGTGCTCGTCAACCGGACCCGGAAGACCGAGGACATGGAGCCGTGGACCTTCGGGATCAGTGCCCTGTTCGCATACCTTTCAGGGCTGGAGGCGAGGGCAGGAACCGTGCATCTGAATCCTGTGGCCCCAGCTCCGGCCAAGGGGTGAGGCGGGCTGGAAGCGTCGGGGTTCTTCGGCTACCTTGCCACCAGCCCCGGCACCCCGTCCCGGATCTCAAACGAAGCCTTCGTCGAAACGGGAGCGCCCGGCGTCGTGACGTGGTCCAGGGTCCGGAAGTCCGCGGTCATCGCGTCCCTGGTGATGCGCGTGTTCACGTACCCGCGGTTGTCGTTGTAGAACTTCAGGTGCGGGTTCCAGGCCATGACGGGGTCGGTGGTTGAACCTGACCCGTTGCCGGTGGAGGTGATGGAGGTGCAGACCAGCTCGGAACCCGCCACGGGGGAGGCAGGGTCCTTGTAGTCCACCTTGACGTCGTTGGCCCAGTTGCGGTGCACATCGCCGGTGAGGACGACGGCGTTGCGCACCTTCGCGTCCACCCAGCCCTGGGTGATGCGGCGGCGCGAGGCGGCGTAACCGTCCCAGCCGTCCATGGAGACGTCGTCGATCTCCGGTGCGGCGTTCCGGTCGCGCTCGGTGAAGAAGACCTGCTGGCCCAGGATGTCCCACCGCTGGGTGGAGTTCCTGAAGCCGTCCAGCAGCCACTTTTCCTGCTCGGCGCCGGTGATGGTGCGGTCCTCGGCCAGACGCCCGGCCACGTTCTTCTTCCAGCCGTCACCGGCGAGCTGGTCGTCGCGGTACTGCCGGGTGTCCATCATGTGGAAGTTGGCCAGCTGGCCCCACTGCAAAGTCCGGTAAATCTTCATGTCGGCACCCGCCGGGACCGATGACGCGCGCAGGGGCATGTTCTCGTAGTACGCCTGGAACGCGGCGGCGCGGCGCTGCCGGAAGTGTTCGGCGGTGTCGTTCAGCTGCCCGGCGTCCGCGTTTTCCGGGACCTCGTCCGCCCAGTTGTTGTCCACTTCGTGGTCGTCCCACACCACCAGCCACGGCGCGACGGCGTGCGCGGCCTGCAGATCGGCGTCGGCCTTGTACTGCGCGTGCCGCTGCCGGTAGCCCGCGAGGCTGACGGT
The window above is part of the Pseudarthrobacter sp. IC2-21 genome. Proteins encoded here:
- a CDS encoding aldehyde dehydrogenase (NADP(+)), with the protein product MTADQADSRIVAAHQAYEDARDVEPRVRARWLEEVAAALESHADELVSLGHEETHLDEARLRFELRRSVFQLRLFIAEIVRGEHLDATIDHADPAWGMGPRPDIRRVNVPLGVVGVFGASNFPFAFSVMGGDSASALAAGCAVVHKIHGGHLRLGIRTADMVSAALAKAGAPQGLFCTVVGREAAERLVDHPLVRAIGFTGSTAGGRALFDRASKRRVPIPFYGELGSINPVFVTQKAWDTRREEILTGYAASFTMGMGQFCTKPGLLFAPVQDPGEVSDLLHRELASKQPSLLLSPALREGFGKALNSVQSASGVEVLVAGDEAEAPRPTVLFIAAQKVREQPEVLEQEMFGPATLVVGYNPGEDLADLARLLEGQLTATVQAEPEEDVSALLTELRERAGRLLWNAWPTGVTVTYAQHHGGPYPATTAATTSVGTASIGRFMRPVAYDSFPASQLPVPLRDPNAWRIRRRVDGVWKEPAVQREDSK
- a CDS encoding fumarylacetoacetate hydrolase family protein, translated to MTATDPRQILPGQVLPTEGAAAVLVGRVWDPASRGPRVVAVRGDEVFDLTPMVRTVAGLLELEDPAGYVLRSHGATSWNLSDLIDASLAGDRERPHLLSPIDLQVVKACGVTFVESMVERVIEERCGGDSTRAAEARRTVGEALGGTLDTLRPGSEQAREVKKVLSARGLWSQYLEVGLGPDPEVFTKAPVLSSVGFGAGVGVPGFSSWNNPEPELVLVVDSSGQARGATLGNDVNLRDVEGRSALLLGMAKDNNASCAIGPLIRLFHNDFTLESLRAEEISLTVEGTDGYRLEGRNSLARISRPFEELINAAWGRHHQYPDGFALFTGTLFAPTQDRDAAGLGFTHKPGDVVTISSPQLGVLVNRTRKTEDMEPWTFGISALFAYLSGLEARAGTVHLNPVAPAPAKG
- a CDS encoding alkaline phosphatase D family protein, translating into MDNISRRSLLTAGLGAGLVAAWPSAAVAVSTADDAGLRTDPFMLGIASGEPWPDGFVIWTRLAIDPVAGDGLGGMPARNVAVAWEVAEDASMRTVVARGVEQARIETAHSVHVELKGLRPGREYFYRFRTGKHVSPVGRTLTSPALHETPAALAMAFASCAQYEHGYFTAYSRLAQDHPDLVLHLGDYLYEYKKDSYVIGGGNPRDHEGPETVSLAGYRQRHAQYKADADLQAAHAVAPWLVVWDDHEVDNNWADEVPENADAGQLNDTAEHFRQRRAAAFQAYYENMPLRASSVPAGADMKIYRTLQWGQLANFHMMDTRQYRDDQLAGDGWKKNVAGRLAEDRTITGAEQEKWLLDGFRNSTQRWDILGQQVFFTERDRNAAPEIDDVSMDGWDGYAASRRRITQGWVDAKVRNAVVLTGDVHRNWANDVKVDYKDPASPVAGSELVCTSITSTGNGSGSTTDPVMAWNPHLKFYNDNRGYVNTRITRDAMTADFRTLDHVTTPGAPVSTKASFEIRDGVPGLVAR